A stretch of Mytilus edulis chromosome 11, xbMytEdul2.2, whole genome shotgun sequence DNA encodes these proteins:
- the LOC139494412 gene encoding uncharacterized protein produces the protein MVEDYVLNGRKPHKPGKKTPSNYIQHQQIQAKLDSAFDNLDIFDTDNVVNFKTDIPPSYLAEDCDNNTTIPYDDQPFLQSSPIHHNNSNHFLSSWTDYPTAPIYITPFRQSIIRIPAIPSSFNTRPPPPTNRPQTPQHVSSLYPSLQTSTPSPVSSATLTSTVNTVTSTISTAVSTSLPTTTTTGPGATIGTGVRAITTTTTTTTSSTSTISSGRTVLPPTNSHLF, from the coding sequence atGGTAGAGGACTATGTATTAAACGGAAGGAAACCACATAAGCCAGGGAAAAAAACGCCATCAAATTACATCCAGCATCAACAAATTCAGGCGAAACTTGATTCAGCGTTTGATAATCTAGATATTTTTGATACTgacaacgttgtcaatttcaaAACTGATATTCCACCATCGTATCTTGCTGAAGATTGTGACAACAATACAACCATTCCATACGACGACCAACCCTTTTTACAGTCATCACCAATTCATCATAACAACAGTAACCATTTTCTTTCATCGTGGACAGATTATCCTACAGCACCTATCTACATCACACCTTTCAGACAATCCATTATCCGCATCCCAGCTATTCCATCCTCTTTCAATACAAGACCACCACCTCCAACAAATCGTCCTCAAACGCCTCAACATGTTTCTTCATTATATCCTTCTTTGCAGACATCGACACCATCTCCAGTTTCCAGTGCCACTTTAACATCAACTGTAAACACTGTCACATCTACCATATCAACAGCAGTTTCAACATCATTACCAACAACTACAACCACTGGACCAGGAGCAACAATAGGAACAGGCGTAAGAGCTATAACAACCACAACAACCACAACAACATCATCAACCTCCACAATTTCGTCAGGTAGGACAGTACTGCCTCCTACAAACAGTCATCTATTTTGA